A genomic stretch from Rhodothermales bacterium includes:
- the pstC gene encoding phosphate ABC transporter permease subunit PstC, with product MDPAQQQNPLAGLDPARPDATPPVGLKANLFRSPKERAIEYVLGFCALISVFTTLGIAGVLVWESIGFFAEVSFVEFFTDTEWTPQFVDKNFGIWPLLSGTLLVTVIAALLALPVGLASAVYIAEYAPDAVRKWLKPSLELLAGVPTVVYGYFALTFVTPLLQTFVPGLSVYNALSAGLVVGVMIIPMVASLSEDALRAVPRSLADGAYALGATKVEVVTRVMVPGAVSGIIASFILAVSRAIGETMIVTLAAGATPRLTLNPVDSIQTMTAFIVQVSLGDTAQGSIVYKSIFAVGLVLFLITFAMNLAANAVIRKYQERY from the coding sequence ATGGACCCTGCTCAGCAACAGAATCCCCTCGCCGGCCTCGACCCAGCCCGGCCCGACGCGACACCGCCGGTCGGGCTGAAGGCGAACCTCTTCCGCAGCCCGAAGGAGCGCGCCATTGAGTACGTGCTCGGGTTCTGCGCGCTCATCAGCGTGTTCACCACGCTCGGGATCGCAGGCGTCCTCGTGTGGGAGTCGATCGGGTTCTTCGCCGAGGTGTCGTTCGTGGAGTTCTTCACGGACACGGAGTGGACGCCGCAGTTCGTCGACAAAAACTTCGGCATCTGGCCCCTCCTCTCGGGGACGCTCCTCGTGACCGTCATCGCGGCGCTCCTCGCCCTCCCGGTCGGGCTCGCGAGCGCGGTCTACATCGCGGAGTACGCGCCCGACGCCGTGCGGAAGTGGCTCAAGCCGAGCCTCGAACTGCTCGCCGGCGTGCCGACCGTCGTCTACGGCTACTTCGCGCTCACGTTCGTGACGCCGCTCTTGCAGACCTTCGTGCCGGGGCTCAGCGTGTACAACGCGCTCTCGGCCGGGCTCGTCGTCGGCGTGATGATCATCCCGATGGTGGCGTCGCTGAGCGAGGACGCCCTCCGCGCCGTCCCGCGCTCGCTCGCCGACGGGGCCTACGCCCTCGGCGCGACGAAGGTGGAGGTCGTGACGCGGGTGATGGTGCCCGGCGCCGTCAGCGGCATCATCGCCTCGTTCATCCTCGCCGTCAGCCGCGCGATCGGGGAGACGATGATCGTAACGCTCGCCGCCGGCGCGACGCCCCGCCTCACGCTCAACCCCGTCGACTCGATCCAGACGATGACGGCGTTCATCGTGCAGGTCTCGCTCGGCGACACGGCGCAGGGGAGCATCGTCTATAAGAGCATCTTCGCCGTCGGGCTCGTCCTCTTCCTCATCACGTTCGCGATGAACCTCGCCGCGAACGCGGTCATCCGGAAATACCAGGAGCGCTACTGA
- the pstA gene encoding phosphate ABC transporter permease PstA, translated as MATLTQPELEFNERVGARRRTGLVVSSLLFAATLFGIVVLVTLLVDIVVTGWPWLSGSFLTNYPSRFPAEAGVKSALVGSLWMIGLTALLSVPIGIASAVYLEEYAPRHWFFRFVQINIANLAGVPSVLYGILGLALFVRFLALGRSLMAGSMTMALLILPVVIIGTQEALRAVPQGVRESAYALGATRWQVIWSHLLPIAAPGILTGVILSLSRAIGETAPLIMIGALTFVAFLPESVMDSFTVLPIQIFNWTSRPQAEFQELAAAGIIVLMVLLLVMNLSAILLRNRFERYRAQ; from the coding sequence ATGGCTACGCTGACACAGCCGGAACTGGAGTTCAACGAGCGCGTCGGCGCGCGGCGCCGGACGGGGCTCGTCGTGTCATCGCTGCTCTTCGCGGCGACGCTCTTCGGCATCGTCGTGCTCGTGACACTCCTCGTCGATATCGTCGTGACGGGGTGGCCGTGGCTGAGCGGGTCGTTTCTCACGAACTACCCGTCGCGCTTCCCGGCGGAGGCGGGCGTGAAGTCGGCGCTCGTCGGCTCGCTGTGGATGATCGGGCTGACGGCGCTGCTCTCGGTGCCGATCGGGATCGCGAGCGCGGTGTACTTGGAGGAGTACGCGCCGCGGCACTGGTTCTTCCGCTTCGTGCAGATCAACATCGCCAACCTCGCGGGCGTGCCGTCGGTGCTCTACGGGATCCTCGGGCTCGCGCTCTTCGTGCGCTTCCTCGCGCTCGGCCGGAGCCTGATGGCGGGGTCGATGACGATGGCGCTGCTGATCCTGCCCGTCGTGATCATCGGGACGCAGGAGGCGCTGCGGGCCGTGCCGCAGGGCGTCCGCGAGAGCGCCTACGCCCTCGGCGCCACGCGGTGGCAGGTGATCTGGAGCCACCTCCTGCCGATCGCCGCGCCGGGCATCCTGACGGGCGTCATCCTCTCGCTCAGCCGCGCGATCGGCGAGACGGCCCCGCTCATCATGATCGGCGCCCTCACGTTCGTGGCGTTCCTGCCGGAGTCCGTGATGGACTCGTTCACCGTGCTGCCCATCCAGATTTTTAACTGGACCTCGCGCCCGCAGGCCGAGTTTCAGGAGCTCGCCGCGGCGGGCATCATCGTGCTGATGGTGCTGCTCCTCGTGATGAACCTCAGCGCCATCCTCCTCCGCAACCGCTTCGAGCGCTACCGCGCGCAGTAG
- the pstB gene encoding phosphate ABC transporter ATP-binding protein PstB, translated as MTESPLMPDKTSTPETIREEAEAQPAANGAAPVQRAAKSADRTATVDPKIKIEDVEFWYGEKRVLKGISLDIPTNEVTAFIGPSGCGKSTLLRCINRMNELIPDTRLEGVVAIDGQDIYHDADPVVVRRRIGMVFQKPNPFPKTIYQNVAWGAKINGFKGDMDQRVEESLRQAALWDEVKDRLDEQAYGLSGGQQQRLCIARTLAVKPEVVLMDEPASALDPIATAKLEETIRELKKDYTIIIVTHNMQQASRVSDETAFFYMGELIEANRTDELFTRPHNQRTEDYITGRFG; from the coding sequence ATGACCGAATCCCCCCTCATGCCTGACAAGACGAGCACGCCCGAGACGATCCGCGAGGAAGCGGAGGCGCAGCCCGCCGCGAACGGCGCTGCCCCCGTCCAGCGCGCCGCGAAGTCCGCCGACCGCACGGCCACCGTGGACCCGAAAATCAAGATCGAGGACGTCGAGTTCTGGTACGGCGAGAAGAGGGTGCTCAAGGGCATCTCGCTCGACATCCCCACGAACGAGGTGACGGCCTTCATCGGCCCCTCCGGCTGCGGCAAGAGCACACTCCTCCGCTGCATCAACCGGATGAACGAGCTGATCCCCGACACCCGGCTCGAAGGCGTCGTGGCGATCGACGGGCAGGACATCTACCACGACGCCGACCCCGTCGTCGTCCGCCGCCGGATCGGGATGGTGTTCCAGAAGCCGAATCCGTTCCCCAAGACGATCTACCAGAATGTGGCGTGGGGCGCGAAGATCAACGGGTTCAAGGGCGACATGGATCAGCGCGTCGAGGAGAGCCTCCGCCAGGCCGCCCTCTGGGACGAGGTGAAGGACCGGCTCGACGAGCAGGCCTACGGCCTCTCCGGCGGCCAGCAGCAGCGGCTCTGCATCGCACGGACGCTCGCCGTCAAGCCCGAGGTCGTGCTGATGGACGAGCCCGCGAGCGCGCTCGACCCGATTGCCACGGCGAAGCTCGAAGAGACGATCCGCGAGCTGAAGAAGGACTACACCATCATCATCGTCACGCACAACATGCAGCAGGCGTCGCGCGTGAGCGATGAGACGGCGTTCTTCTACATGGGCGAGCTGATCGAGGCCAACCGGACCGACGAGCTCTTCACGCGCCCCCACAACCAGCGGACCGAGGACTACATCACCGGGCGCTTCGGCTGA
- the msrB gene encoding peptide-methionine (R)-S-oxide reductase MsrB, translating into MPDAAPTSTYDLTPLRGEARDRAADAAGLDAEERRILLDHGTERPGCGLLLDNKEDGLYACRLCGLPLFESGSKFESGTGWPSFFQPVHPTHVRAIRDVSHFMVRTETRCARCDGHLGHVFPDGPPPTGNRYCMNSAALEFFPEGTEPEQRTADAPTG; encoded by the coding sequence ATGCCCGACGCCGCCCCGACCTCCACCTACGACCTCACCCCGCTCCGCGGCGAGGCGCGCGACCGCGCCGCCGACGCCGCCGGCCTCGACGCCGAGGAGCGCCGCATCCTCCTCGATCACGGCACCGAACGCCCCGGCTGCGGCCTCCTCCTCGACAACAAAGAAGACGGCCTCTACGCCTGTCGGCTGTGCGGCCTCCCGCTCTTCGAGAGCGGTTCGAAATTCGAGTCCGGCACCGGCTGGCCCAGCTTCTTCCAGCCCGTCCACCCCACCCACGTCCGCGCGATCCGCGATGTCTCGCACTTCATGGTCCGCACCGAGACGCGCTGCGCACGGTGCGACGGCCACCTCGGCCACGTCTTCCCCGACGGCCCCCCGCCGACCGGGAATCGCTACTGCATGAACTCGGCCGCGCTGGAGTTTTTCCCCGAAGGCACCGAGCCCGAGCAGCGCACCGCCGACGCCCCCACCGGCTAG
- the phoU gene encoding phosphate signaling complex protein PhoU, with amino-acid sequence MKTHRPLDDELQLLWDLLVQMSNVVDEQLADAINALSTCDLDLAQRVRERDDEVDALELRIDHQCERILALHTPVAVDLRLIITAVKVNTDLERIGDHAKNLAKNTPFVSGCSDLLDRTKIAEMADTARRILHEVQDAFVKRDRVLARKVIAHDLEIDRLHEETIDTLVELAKENPDNTEALVHLVTMSKGIERVADHAKNIAESVVFLIEGVDIRHRKLSPTDRP; translated from the coding sequence ATGAAGACCCATCGCCCCCTGGACGATGAACTCCAGCTCCTCTGGGACCTCCTCGTCCAGATGTCCAACGTCGTCGACGAGCAGCTCGCCGACGCCATCAACGCCCTGAGCACGTGCGACCTCGACCTCGCCCAGCGCGTCCGCGAGCGCGACGATGAGGTGGACGCGCTGGAGCTTCGGATCGACCACCAGTGCGAGCGGATCCTCGCCCTCCACACGCCCGTCGCCGTCGACCTCCGGCTCATCATCACGGCCGTTAAGGTCAACACCGACCTCGAACGGATCGGCGACCACGCGAAGAACCTCGCGAAGAACACCCCGTTTGTCTCGGGCTGCTCGGACCTCCTGGACCGGACGAAAATCGCAGAGATGGCCGACACCGCCCGCCGCATCCTCCACGAGGTGCAGGACGCCTTCGTGAAGCGCGACCGCGTGCTCGCCCGCAAGGTCATCGCGCACGACCTCGAGATCGACCGGCTCCACGAGGAGACGATCGACACCCTCGTCGAGCTCGCGAAAGAGAACCCGGACAATACCGAGGCCCTCGTCCACCTCGTGACGATGAGCAAGGGGATCGAACGCGTGGCCGATCACGCGAAGAACATCGCGGAGTCCGTGGTCTTCCTCATCGAAGGCGTGGACATCCGCCACCGCAAGCTCTCGCCGACGGACCGGCCGTAA
- a CDS encoding PstS family phosphate ABC transporter substrate-binding protein, with protein sequence MTRSSRFPSLVFTCAVALGLLAGCGSEPREGADGDALSGAVRVDGSSTVFPITEAVAEEFMQTEPRVRVTVGVSGTGGGFAKFIRDETDINDASRPIKPSELEEARAAGIEFIELPVAYDGIAVVTNPGNDWVDCLTIDELRRIWAPGSEIDNWSEVRAGFPDQEIALYGPGTDSGTYDYFTEAVGGESGASRSDFTASEDDNVLVQGIAGDAKALGFFGLAYYEENASRLKLLGLDDGDPSNGEGCVQPTLETVGNGTYQPLARPEFIYVNAARANDPAINAFVEFYLENAPELVREVGYVPLTDAAYELALERFRTGTTGTLFENGAPVGITLEELLRREQGDAMPMDDAMPADTTMADTTAM encoded by the coding sequence GCCTGCTGGCCGGCTGCGGCAGCGAGCCCCGCGAAGGCGCCGACGGCGACGCGCTCTCCGGCGCCGTCCGCGTCGACGGCTCCAGCACGGTCTTCCCCATCACCGAGGCCGTGGCCGAGGAGTTCATGCAGACCGAGCCCCGCGTCCGCGTCACGGTCGGCGTGAGCGGCACCGGCGGCGGCTTCGCGAAGTTTATCCGCGACGAGACCGACATCAACGACGCCTCGCGTCCGATCAAGCCCTCCGAGCTCGAAGAGGCCCGCGCGGCCGGTATCGAGTTCATCGAGCTCCCCGTGGCGTATGACGGCATCGCCGTCGTCACGAACCCCGGCAACGACTGGGTGGACTGCCTGACCATCGACGAGCTCCGGCGGATCTGGGCGCCCGGCTCCGAGATCGACAACTGGAGCGAGGTCCGCGCGGGCTTCCCCGACCAGGAGATCGCGCTCTACGGGCCCGGCACCGACAGCGGGACGTACGACTACTTCACCGAGGCCGTCGGCGGCGAGAGCGGGGCCAGCCGCTCCGACTTCACCGCGAGCGAGGACGACAACGTGCTCGTCCAAGGCATCGCCGGCGACGCCAAGGCCCTCGGCTTCTTCGGCCTCGCCTACTACGAGGAGAACGCCAGCCGCCTCAAGCTCCTCGGCCTCGACGACGGCGATCCGTCGAACGGTGAGGGCTGCGTCCAGCCCACGCTCGAGACCGTCGGCAACGGGACGTACCAGCCGCTCGCCCGCCCCGAGTTCATCTACGTCAACGCCGCCCGTGCGAACGACCCGGCCATCAACGCCTTCGTCGAGTTCTACCTCGAGAACGCGCCCGAACTCGTCCGCGAAGTCGGCTACGTCCCGCTCACCGACGCAGCGTACGAACTCGCGCTCGAGCGCTTCCGCACGGGCACGACGGGGACCCTCTTCGAGAACGGCGCGCCCGTCGGGATCACGCTCGAAGAGCTCCTCCGCCGTGAGCAGGGCGATGCGATGCCGATGGACGACGCGATGCCCGCCGACACGACGATGGCCGACACGACCGCGATGTGA
- the thrS gene encoding threonine--tRNA ligase encodes MTITLPDGSARDLPVDASGFDLAQSISSGLARAALAVKVDGEVRDLHRPLPDGATVSILTWDDPEGKAAFWHSSAHLLAEALEALYPGVQFGIGPAIENGFYYDVDLSGTDHPTLSSADLEQIEAKMKELAKQDNRYERRDVSKAEALDYFTEKGDGYKLELIEELEDGTITFYQQGGFVDLCRGPHIPSTKPIKYPKLLNIAGAYWRGDESRPQLTRIYGVSFPKLSMLEEHLERLELAKQRDHRKLGRELGLFMFSNKVGPGLPMWLPKGTTLRETLVDFLKEEQLRRGYQPVITPHIGRLELYKTSGHYPYYAESQFPPMFEDRAEARPQDANALVADDGREGYLLKPMNCPHHTQIYDHVPHSYRDLPVRLAEFGQVYRFEQSGELGGLTRVRGFTVDDAHIFCTPEQVKAELKDVIELTLKVFNALDFHDYKAQVSLRDPANTEKYIGGDELWDSAEQSIREAAAEMGLDTVEEIGEAAFYGPKLDFMVKDALGREWQLGTVQVDYNLPERFDLTYTDADDAKRRPVMIHRAPFGSLERFIGVLIEHCGGNFPTWLAPVQVAVLPISDEYNGYARDVAATLRSADLRVEVDDRSEKVGRKIRDAEVQKTPYMLIVGAKEREARAVGVRRHGEGDRGALPTADFVDSVRAEIAEQLGQ; translated from the coding sequence ATGACGATTACGCTCCCCGACGGCTCCGCCCGCGACCTCCCCGTGGACGCCTCCGGCTTCGACCTCGCCCAGTCCATCTCGTCCGGCCTCGCCCGCGCCGCCCTCGCCGTGAAGGTGGACGGCGAGGTGCGCGACCTCCACCGTCCCCTCCCCGACGGCGCGACGGTCTCCATCCTCACGTGGGACGATCCCGAAGGCAAAGCCGCATTCTGGCATTCCTCTGCCCACCTCCTCGCCGAAGCGCTCGAAGCGCTTTACCCCGGCGTGCAGTTCGGCATCGGTCCGGCGATCGAGAACGGGTTCTATTACGACGTGGACCTCAGCGGCACCGATCACCCGACGCTCTCCTCTGCCGACCTGGAGCAGATCGAGGCGAAGATGAAGGAGCTCGCGAAGCAGGACAACCGCTACGAGCGCCGCGACGTCTCGAAAGCTGAAGCGCTCGACTACTTCACCGAGAAGGGCGATGGCTACAAGCTCGAACTCATCGAGGAGTTGGAGGACGGGACGATCACGTTCTACCAGCAGGGCGGCTTCGTCGACCTCTGCCGCGGACCGCACATCCCGAGCACGAAGCCGATCAAGTACCCCAAACTGCTCAACATCGCCGGGGCGTACTGGCGCGGCGACGAGTCGCGCCCGCAGCTCACGCGCATTTACGGCGTGAGCTTCCCGAAGCTCTCGATGCTCGAAGAACACCTCGAACGACTGGAGCTGGCGAAGCAGCGCGACCACCGCAAGCTGGGGCGCGAACTCGGCCTGTTCATGTTCTCGAACAAGGTCGGCCCCGGCCTGCCGATGTGGCTGCCGAAGGGGACGACGCTGCGCGAGACGCTCGTGGACTTCCTCAAAGAGGAGCAGCTCCGGCGCGGCTACCAGCCCGTCATCACCCCGCACATCGGGCGGCTGGAACTCTACAAGACGAGCGGGCACTACCCGTACTACGCCGAGAGCCAGTTCCCCCCGATGTTCGAGGATCGCGCCGAGGCCCGACCCCAGGACGCGAATGCTCTCGTCGCCGACGACGGGCGTGAGGGCTACCTCCTCAAGCCGATGAACTGCCCGCACCACACGCAGATCTACGACCACGTCCCCCACTCGTACCGCGACCTCCCCGTCCGCCTCGCCGAGTTCGGGCAGGTCTACCGCTTCGAGCAGTCCGGCGAGCTCGGCGGGCTGACGCGCGTGCGCGGCTTCACCGTCGACGACGCCCACATCTTCTGCACGCCCGAGCAGGTGAAGGCCGAGCTGAAGGACGTGATCGAGCTCACGCTGAAGGTGTTCAACGCGCTCGACTTCCACGACTACAAAGCGCAGGTCTCGCTCCGCGACCCGGCCAACACCGAGAAGTACATCGGCGGCGACGAGCTCTGGGACAGCGCCGAGCAGTCGATCCGCGAGGCCGCCGCCGAGATGGGGCTCGACACCGTCGAGGAGATCGGCGAGGCCGCGTTCTACGGGCCGAAGCTCGACTTCATGGTGAAGGACGCGCTGGGGCGAGAGTGGCAGCTCGGCACGGTGCAGGTGGACTACAACCTCCCCGAGCGCTTCGACCTGACGTACACCGACGCCGACGACGCGAAGCGCCGTCCGGTGATGATCCACCGCGCCCCGTTCGGCAGCCTGGAGCGGTTCATCGGCGTTCTCATCGAGCACTGCGGCGGCAACTTCCCGACGTGGCTCGCGCCCGTGCAAGTCGCCGTCCTCCCCATCTCGGACGAGTACAACGGCTACGCCCGCGACGTCGCCGCGACGCTCCGCTCCGCCGATCTCCGCGTGGAGGTCGACGACCGGAGCGAGAAGGTCGGGCGGAAGATCCGCGACGCCGAGGTGCAGAAGACGCCGTACATGCTCATCGTCGGGGCGAAGGAGCGCGAGGCCAGGGCCGTCGGCGTCCGCCGCCACGGCGAAGGCGACCGCGGCGCCCTCCCGACCGCGGACTTCGTGGACTCCGTCCGCGCCGAGATCGCCGAGCAGCTCGGCCAGTAG